A region from the uncultured Bacteroides sp. genome encodes:
- a CDS encoding Do family serine endopeptidase, which produces MKQTTKKILGIGAIVLLSSGVAGVTTYSILKSGSKPLTYDEVFEQNPNTHLASYNGVNAQPVDLTAAAASSIQAVVHIKSTQLSKVTTVEQQEPDLFDFFFGDGGGRQRRMQTQPRVGFGSGVIISKDGYIVTNNHVIDGADEINVKLNDNRDFKGRIIGADPATDLALIKIEGDDFPTMPVGNSDALKVGEWVLAVGNPFNLTSTVTAGIVSAKARTLGVYNGGVESFIQTDAAINQGNSGGALVNTKGELVGINAVLSSPTGAYAGYGFAIPTSIMTKVVADLKQYGTVQRALLGIKGGSISDEELSDALNKKAKELGVVDGVLVAEVIDGGSAAGAGIKVDDVIVGLDGAKVKNMAELQGELAKHRPGDKVNVKLIRHKKEMTINLTLKNEQGTTKVVKNAGMDILGAAFKEVSADLKKQLNLNYGLEVTGVTSGKMSAAGIRKGFIILKANGQKMNTVNDLEEVFSAATKSPEQVLFLTGMFPSGKRANYAVDLSQN; this is translated from the coding sequence AAACAGACAACTAAAAAAATTCTAGGAATAGGTGCTATAGTGCTCCTAAGTTCGGGAGTGGCAGGGGTTACTACTTATTCTATATTGAAATCGGGTAGCAAACCTTTGACGTATGATGAGGTGTTTGAGCAAAATCCTAATACGCATCTGGCTTCCTACAATGGTGTGAATGCACAACCTGTAGATTTGACAGCCGCTGCCGCAAGTTCCATTCAGGCTGTTGTACATATTAAATCGACGCAGTTATCTAAAGTAACAACTGTAGAACAACAAGAACCTGATTTATTTGACTTTTTCTTTGGTGATGGAGGAGGACGGCAACGTCGGATGCAGACACAACCCAGAGTGGGATTTGGTTCGGGGGTTATTATTTCGAAAGATGGATATATTGTAACCAACAACCATGTGATAGACGGAGCTGATGAAATAAATGTGAAGCTGAATGATAATCGTGATTTTAAAGGCCGCATTATAGGTGCCGATCCGGCTACTGACTTGGCATTGATTAAAATAGAAGGAGATGATTTTCCGACGATGCCTGTGGGTAATTCCGATGCTTTGAAAGTAGGAGAGTGGGTGCTTGCTGTAGGTAATCCGTTTAACTTAACATCTACGGTAACAGCGGGTATTGTCAGTGCAAAAGCTCGTACGTTGGGTGTTTATAATGGAGGTGTAGAATCGTTTATTCAGACCGATGCTGCCATTAATCAGGGGAATAGTGGTGGAGCACTGGTGAACACAAAAGGTGAATTGGTGGGAATTAATGCAGTATTGTCTTCTCCTACAGGTGCGTATGCCGGATATGGATTTGCCATACCGACGAGCATTATGACGAAAGTGGTTGCCGATTTGAAACAGTATGGAACCGTGCAACGTGCTCTGTTAGGCATCAAAGGCGGATCTATCAGCGATGAAGAATTAAGCGATGCTCTTAATAAAAAAGCAAAAGAATTGGGTGTAGTAGACGGTGTATTGGTGGCTGAGGTTATTGATGGAGGATCTGCTGCCGGAGCCGGCATTAAAGTTGATGATGTGATTGTGGGGCTTGACGGTGCGAAGGTGAAAAACATGGCTGAATTGCAGGGAGAATTGGCAAAACATCGTCCAGGTGATAAAGTGAATGTGAAATTGATTCGCCACAAGAAGGAAATGACTATTAATCTGACATTGAAAAATGAACAGGGAACTACTAAAGTAGTTAAAAATGCCGGAATGGATATTTTGGGTGCTGCTTTTAAGGAAGTATCGGCCGATTTGAAGAAACAGTTGAATTTAAACTATGGTCTGGAAGTTACGGGTGTTACATCCGGTAAAATGTCGGCAGCAGGTATTCGGAAAGGCTTTATTATATTGAAAGCCAACGGACAAAAAATGAATACGGTGAATGATCTGGAAGAAGTCTTTAGTGCGGCAACCAAATCGCCAGAGCAAGTTTTGTTCCTTACCGGAAT